One part of the Macaca mulatta isolate MMU2019108-1 chromosome 6, T2T-MMU8v2.0, whole genome shotgun sequence genome encodes these proteins:
- the RPL26L1 gene encoding ribosomal protein uL24-like isoform X1, with protein sequence MKFNPFVTSDRSKNRKRHFNAPSHVRRKIMSSPLSKELRQKYNVRSMPIRKDDEVQVVRGHYKGQQIGKVVQVYRKKYVIYIERVQREKANGTTVHVGIHPSKVVITRLKLDKDRKKILERKAKSRQVGKEKGKYKEELIEKMQE encoded by the exons ATGAAGTTCAATCCCTTCGTGACGTCGGACCGCAGCAAAAACCGCAAACGTCACTTCAATGCCCCCTCACACGTGCGCAGGAAGATCATGTCATCCCCGCTCTCCAAGGAGCTGCGGCAGAAGTACAATGTCCGCTCCATGCCCATCCGCAAGGACGACGAGGTCCAG GTAGTTCGAGGACACTACAAAGGTCAGCAAATTGGCAAGGTAGTCCAGGTGTACAGAAAGAAATACGTCATCTACATCGAGCGGGTGCAGCGTGAGAAGGCCAACGGCACAACCGTCCATGTGGGCATTCACCCGAGCAAG GTGGTTATCACCAGGCTAAAACTGGACAAGGATCGGAAAAAAATTCTTGAACGCAAAGCCAAGTCTCGACAAGttggaaaagagaaaggcaaataTAAGGAAGAACTTATTGAGAAAATGCAGGAATAA